The region gtttattactgctataatgtaaatgttaacaggaactaagtttacggacgttccacaacattaaacataactataaccCGATGTATGATattctgtaataaatataattcgTTAGTGTTAGTAGCCAGTCTAGGTATCGAATGTAATTACAAAGTGGGCACTAACAAGCTAGTTAACCTTGTGCCTTGTcactaaccagctagctaatatgAGACTATCCATTCGTTAAAACTATGGCCTagcaaacataaacaaaacgtCACTTCCCTTCAGAAAATAATCCTTGTTGCACAAACGCAGTGTTCTCACACAGTTCCTAGTCAAGCCTAGTGAAAATCCAGTGTAATTTCAAGACTGTGGTCATTTTTAATGTACTAAtactgatgggttttttttttgtttgtttgtttattaaggCTGCGTCGTGCTAAAGTGGCTGTCAAATTCGTAACCAACACGACCAAAGAATGTAAGAGGACGCTGCTTGAGAGACTGCGGTGTCTCAGCTTCGACATTGAAGAGCGAGAGATCTTTACCTCACTGACTGCAGCTCGAAACCTGTTGGAGCTGAAGGATGTGCGCCCCCTGTTGCTGGTGGAGGATAGTGCACGGGAGGACTTTGCAGGTGAGCTCGCAGCACTGAAGCACATGATTTAATTCACAAAGGGCTTAATAATTTGCTGAGCATGACTATTAGTGTGTGGAAAAGCTGCAAGGATGTGTGATTAAACTTACAATTCAAACTTTGTCCCAGGTATAGAAACCACAGATCCTAACGCTGTTGTGATAGGCTTAGCGCCAGACCACTTCAACTATGAAATGCTTAATAAAGCTTTCAGGTGAGGATTCAGtagttttgttatgttttagtAGTACTATTATTGGTGATTAAGAGTTTGCAGCAGGAAtgcagaaactttttttttttttttttaaaaaagagtgcTCCTTTATATGGATGGCAACACTTTTAGGTCCTTCTCTGATTATAATCACACCCACTGAATACAGCAGAATAAAGTCAGTGATTATAGAGTGGTTACATTTCAGTGTAGTGCTGGGTGAACTTCATGATTAAtttgaatgaatgttttaactgtttatatgtttataatcATTACCTCTTATTTTACATTAGGCTAATTTTGGATGGTGCCCCTCTCATTGCTATCCATAAAGCCCGTTACTACAAGAGGAAAGATGGCCTGGCGCTGGGACCTGGACCGTTTGTGACGGGTCTGGAATATTCCACTGACACACAGGCCACTGTTGTGGGCAAACCAGAGAAAACCTTTTTCCTGGAAGCTCTGCGGGATCTGAACTGTAGCCCTGAGGAGGCCGTAATGATCGGAGACGTGAGTGTGATGTGTTAATGTCATTAATACATACACTGTGGATTTTAAAATCGATATAAACCAATGTTCTGGCATTTGCTGCTACAGGATGCTAGAGATGATGTTGGTGGAGCTCAGAACACAGGGATGCTGGGAATATTAGTCAAAACGGGTacgttttgttttgctttattttgcattCCAGATAttccatatttttatattatatatcattgtgagacatactgtataaactatatatattttgttgtcCTCAGGTAAATACAGAGCAGGTGATGAAGGCAAAATAAATCCTCCTCCTCACCTGACGTGTGAGAGTTTCCCTGAAGCTGTTAATCACATCCTTCAACATCTGCTAGACACTAAATAATTTCTGTGATGCTGTTTAAAGGtacatttaatatgtatatGCAGTATGTGTGCCCAAAACACGGTATAGTAATTAATTATGCAGCATCAGGTTAAAATGGTGATGGGCTAGAATACGGTTTAGTTATTGTGTTGGTCTCACTTGTCCTTCTGCATTTGTAAGTTTCACTCACTTTTAACTGATATTCATCTGACGTGTAATTCCAGTCTCATCACAACCattgttccaaaaaaaaaaaaaaactgccttgAACCTTTCCTGTTACTGCATTACACTCCAGACTCCAAGCTGAGccaatgttataaataaaaactacactTATTTAAAATATCCACTCTGTCTGTATATTTTCCACTTTGTTGGTCGGTCTGTATGTGTAGTATGTGTTGTCGTCCTGGTTTATGTTCAATTTGAGAAGGTAGACAGTACAGGTCGACCGATTAATCGCTTTTGCCAAATAATCAACACCAATAACTGATcgctggaactatcggttatcgtcaaaaatccacacagatggtttttcccggttgcgtccgtgtagggagcggctgagaagggtcctccgtcattatacagtatgagaggcgaaataaaatcactgactaattttgtgttatttgaaattgttttttttaaaattcattttggctgtctctatttttatttgttatttggagtgtgaCTTTacggttcagtttggatgtatatattttatttactttgatatttattaatagttcatagatattaatatttctcatttttgaaAGTACAGTACTTTTGGCAGGCAACACTTGGGGTCACAGCAGGGGTCGTTTGCTTAAAAACTTTGGGAACCTCTGCCTAAGCCAGTGCCacacattaattaatattaagtaGGGGATGTCCCCAGTACAGTACTGTGACTGGTGCTGTACTCTAAAggtgcattcacacatacagttaCTCGCAGTGACACCCGTTCATTCAACCGACAGACCATTCGTTTTCAAAGAGAGCTGCCGAATTCTGGCAACATGAGTGACAGCGACCGTTGGCGAGTCAAGTGAAATTGAGagaagtttaactttatgcaaatttggagtgaCATGGTGCAGCAACTCCCAATGGGAGCGAAGACTGTAGAGCGCACGTGATCTGTGATCTGCCGTATTGCCCGAGAGTCCGAGTTGTTTCGTGGACCCAAACATTTCACCAAAGATAGatgcacacactgcttctccttcatcttgtaggatatgatgcatatatatatatatatgctggtgaattttatatacaaacactcTCCCTCCAGGATGTTTAATTATGGCAGCAAGAAAACTGATTTGTTGTTGAAAGTGGAATGTTAATTGCACCATGCACTGATAAACGCTACTATGGCAATTAGTAGTAGGAACAcctactggcgacttcatagtacagagCCTGGCGATTTGCAgcgataataaaaataaaaactgctgtATATGTGAACACACCTTTATTCGTCATGCCATGTCTCAGTTTTATTATAAAACACATATCTAATGCCTATGGTAAGTTTTTATGCAGCTGGGTAATTAAAGCATCTTTGTTGCTGATGAACTGTAACACAATGCAGGTTTATCACACAGAAATCAAACATGAAAAGACgctcttttattaaaaacattgacTGGCTCACAGAGGTTGGTGATTACTGGTGCAACAAACCACAACAGTCCACAGAATTTTGTATGAAACTGACCGAGAGCAGGTTACCacagaagcctttttttttttttttccctcgaCAAGATCAGACTATAATTACAGAACACGCAACACGACTTGCTCCCTTAACCGTTTCTTTCACTCTCAATGTCAAGAGTGTCTGATTTTAAAAAGTCTGAAATGTTGACATGACATAAATAAGCTCTACACAGATGGGCCCCTAAAGGTTTGTCGTTAACGATATGGCTGCAGGAGTGACGGGGACATCACCAGTTAAAGAGAGCTTCGATATTAAGAACGAATCGTGTAAACAGGACTAAGAGTGACATGAGCTCTCTCTTGAAAGCTCTACTGAGCAACATTatacagacaaacaaaacagaggGATTTATCGAGATCCAGACATATAAAACTTTGGAATAGCCGCTTGAATCCTGTATGATCAGGATACAACAGTGAGACAATTACATtgcatgtacaaaaaaaaaaaaaaaaaaaaagagtccatTTTCTTTCGCCGGTTAGTCCACGATCCATACCGAGTCAGTGTTCATCCAAACAGCAATAACAACACAATGCACACTGCATTTACTATTATCAAAGGCACTGTGGACAGAAATAGAGACAGGTATTAAAACTCAACATCAACAGAACAATTCAGTCTCATctaagtggtttttttttggcataaaATGTTAGAACGCTTACCTCTCATGACTGTCCGGACAGATCGGATAAGGTTTAGAAGTTGAGCTTTTATTCCTGGTTCGTCTCCGAAGCCGCCGATGCCTTGATCCGCCCCCCAACCGACTGCAAATAAAAGATACACTCATCAGTAAGattcttcaaaaataaataaataaataaaaccacaggaTGTGCAAACCGTGAGCAATCGGCAGCAGAGTGTCTAAAGACGTGGCTTAACATTTTGCCTACACTAGAAAACGGGTTCTCAAAAATGTTGTTTCcaggcagggttgccaggtctcagctAAATTTCAAtggcatctcaaaaaaaaaaaatcatgcaaaacCATCTGATACTAGCCCTGGAAATTTGGGCATCAGAAAAGGAAGACATGTTGGAACAAGTTCACTGTGGTGCATAAGAATTTTTCATTTTGACATTATCCACCACATAATCCCTCCTTTCACACTCCCAATCTCTACAGTACATCTTACAACAAAAACAGTTCTGTAAATCATAGATACATTGTCTGCACTTGCACATTCCATTTCTTTGCCAAAGGGATACAGTATTGTAC is a window of Ictalurus furcatus strain D&B chromosome 16, Billie_1.0, whole genome shotgun sequence DNA encoding:
- the hdhd2 gene encoding haloacid dehalogenase-like hydrolase domain-containing protein 2, with product MASRRALKAVLIDLSGTLHIEDAAVPGAQEALTRLRRAKVAVKFVTNTTKECKRTLLERLRCLSFDIEEREIFTSLTAARNLLELKDVRPLLLVEDSAREDFAGIETTDPNAVVIGLAPDHFNYEMLNKAFRLILDGAPLIAIHKARYYKRKDGLALGPGPFVTGLEYSTDTQATVVGKPEKTFFLEALRDLNCSPEEAVMIGDDARDDVGGAQNTGMLGILVKTGKYRAGDEGKINPPPHLTCESFPEAVNHILQHLLDTK
- the ier3ip1 gene encoding immediate early response 3-interacting protein 1, whose translation is MAFTLYSLIQAAILFTNAIAVLHEERFLSKIGWGADQGIGGFGDEPGIKAQLLNLIRSVRTVMRVPLIIVNAVCIVLLLLFG